One stretch of Pontiella desulfatans DNA includes these proteins:
- a CDS encoding sulfatase-like hydrolase/transferase, with protein MMRLISGLAVASVLLCSTGFGAERPNIILILADDMGPGEPSHMGGLVPTPALDRMAKEGMRFSDAHTTSSVCTPTRYGILTGRYNWRSRLKGGVLVNPSSQALMDPKRVNLGTFLQQQGYHTGMVGKWHLGADWQLLDKPPEGKGTTGKSYDKDSWRVDYSKPFKNGPVDVGFNEAFFILSSLDMPPYLYLRNNKSLSIPTETKGWKHNEYNDYKRLGAGAADFDAHTVLADFARESRDYIKRQAADKEKPFFLYVPLTSPHTPCTPGKKFKGKFPQYSLYADLVAETDWVVEEILAEVVASGIDDNTMVIYTSDNGFAPYVKIPKMLEAGYKPNGDWRGSKATIYEGGHRVPFLVRWPGKVKPGTVSDVTVCTTDFFATFAEVLGTADAIPDNAAEDSFSFLKSLNGSKDAIRPSTIHHSISGTFAIRKGDWKLILDKGAGGGWSKSKTSAKLVQLYNLADDPGETKNLEESNPEKVQELVKELGQAFRNGRTTPGPKQSNEGWPFRHKSLAKQFPELAE; from the coding sequence ATGATGCGGTTAATTTCAGGTTTGGCGGTGGCTTCCGTACTTCTTTGTTCAACGGGGTTTGGTGCCGAGAGGCCCAATATCATTCTCATCCTGGCCGACGACATGGGTCCGGGCGAACCCAGCCACATGGGTGGTCTCGTCCCAACACCCGCCCTCGACCGCATGGCTAAGGAAGGTATGCGCTTCAGTGATGCCCACACGACTTCCTCCGTCTGCACACCGACGCGATACGGGATTCTTACTGGCCGATACAATTGGCGTAGCCGCCTGAAAGGCGGCGTGCTTGTGAACCCGTCTTCCCAGGCTCTGATGGATCCAAAGCGGGTTAATTTGGGGACCTTCTTGCAGCAGCAGGGCTATCACACCGGCATGGTCGGCAAATGGCACCTCGGTGCCGATTGGCAGCTGCTCGACAAGCCGCCGGAGGGCAAGGGAACCACCGGCAAAAGCTATGATAAAGACTCGTGGCGTGTCGACTACAGTAAGCCATTCAAGAACGGCCCCGTCGACGTTGGCTTCAACGAAGCCTTCTTCATTCTGTCGTCACTCGACATGCCACCCTATTTGTACCTGCGCAACAACAAGTCGCTGTCGATCCCTACAGAAACCAAGGGTTGGAAACACAACGAATACAATGACTATAAACGCCTCGGTGCCGGTGCCGCTGATTTCGACGCACACACCGTGCTCGCAGACTTCGCTCGCGAGTCACGCGACTACATCAAACGCCAGGCTGCCGACAAAGAAAAACCGTTCTTTCTGTACGTTCCCCTTACCTCACCGCACACCCCGTGCACGCCGGGAAAGAAGTTCAAAGGTAAGTTTCCTCAGTACAGCCTCTACGCGGATCTTGTTGCCGAGACCGACTGGGTCGTCGAGGAGATCCTTGCAGAAGTCGTGGCTTCGGGGATCGATGACAACACCATGGTCATCTATACCTCCGACAATGGCTTCGCTCCGTATGTGAAGATTCCCAAGATGCTGGAAGCCGGCTACAAGCCAAACGGTGACTGGCGCGGCTCCAAAGCAACCATCTACGAAGGCGGCCATCGCGTGCCATTCCTGGTCCGCTGGCCGGGCAAAGTCAAGCCTGGTACGGTTAGTGATGTCACCGTGTGTACGACTGACTTCTTCGCGACGTTTGCCGAGGTGCTGGGAACGGCTGACGCGATTCCAGACAATGCTGCCGAAGACTCTTTCTCCTTTCTGAAGTCACTCAACGGAAGCAAGGATGCCATCCGCCCGTCTACCATTCACCACTCGATCAGTGGGACGTTCGCCATTCGCAAAGGCGACTGGAAGCTGATCCTCGACAAAGGCGCAGGCGGCGGTTGGAGTAAGTCGAAAACAAGCGCCAAGCTCGTGCAACTCTACAACCTCGCCGACGATCCAGGCGAAACGAAGAATCTTGAGGAATCGAATCCAGAGAAAGTTCAGGAACTGGTCAAGGAGCTCGGTCAGGCATTCCGTAACGGTCGCACCACGCCTGGCCCGAAACAAAGCAACGAAGGCTGGCCGTTCCGCCACAAGTCACTGGCGAAGCAGTTCCCTGAGTTGGCGGAATAA
- a CDS encoding right-handed parallel beta-helix repeat-containing protein: MMRLISGLAVASVLLCSAGFGAERLAGLSRAGELYVSPAGDDAAAGTRQAPFATLKEAREAVRELKKQDPSKDITVWFDEGTYAFTETEVFGLEDSGSEKQKISYRALPGKEVVFSAGAPVTNWKTSHGEIVYAELPEAWTDRVQNAKAWYPYALFDADGPLTRSRSVGFAPLDTAEDKVPGESNIGHFFMLKYNMDRDFIRCPEGVLKPWKNAADVEVFGMPTHQWLVNYLPVESLDYENNRINLSLDATYPVKRVFPSAGSGMENGKWVRRYLPDSLWIENAIEDIDEPGEWAYDSAARRIYLWPRAPGAEATVRVPMLREIIRVEGVNDTKGDADRPVKNLHFEGITFAHGNRDVWIKDSIGLQHDWEMFDTDSALVRFRGAENCSVKDSVFRDSGGTGVRIDLYGQGIEVSGCKMHDIGHTGILLAGYGPGTKDVNKGNLISNNDIHDFGQLYWHGCGIHVWQSGHNRITHNRIWRGPYNGLVMCGVRGRWIRSMEKGTPIHLASLKSSFFPKDLHAKACDYVYNRQRELIPTIRWDEIGEPKTADEFVKFLHARHNLFEDNEVHNLVEKMGDGNAIYLSCTGLENRLRRNLVYNVPTIQPFRYDDDQIGTMVTENIIVNLKPDSEHGTVVMKRGNVFNNNIVVWDTERGPGVSVGAWPPDFSEISEPLSASRNILVNLNARNHDRFLHVKAGKWYQPERWEIDNNLYWHPEMKDGGKVLAKRTLDLLPEGHGVDVHSRAGDPLFQCLEKWDFNLKPESPALKLGFKPIERSQIGLLSDPAFERIAREGVLPQSRSFINSRPKSSYVLEDVGDRL, from the coding sequence ATGATGCGGTTAATTTCAGGTTTGGCGGTGGCTTCCGTACTTCTTTGTTCAGCGGGGTTTGGTGCCGAGAGGCTTGCGGGGCTGTCTCGGGCAGGCGAGCTGTATGTTAGCCCGGCAGGGGATGATGCGGCTGCTGGAACCCGTCAGGCTCCCTTCGCCACGTTGAAAGAGGCGCGTGAAGCGGTTCGGGAGTTGAAGAAACAGGATCCGTCGAAGGATATCACCGTCTGGTTTGATGAAGGGACCTATGCGTTCACCGAAACCGAGGTGTTCGGTCTGGAGGATTCCGGTTCGGAAAAGCAAAAGATCAGCTATCGCGCGTTGCCCGGAAAAGAAGTGGTCTTCAGTGCCGGTGCGCCGGTAACGAATTGGAAGACGTCTCACGGCGAGATCGTCTATGCCGAGCTGCCGGAAGCATGGACGGATCGGGTTCAGAACGCGAAGGCGTGGTACCCGTATGCGCTGTTTGATGCCGATGGGCCGCTGACCCGCTCCCGCAGCGTTGGCTTTGCGCCGCTCGATACCGCCGAGGACAAGGTGCCGGGTGAGTCGAACATCGGCCACTTTTTCATGCTGAAATACAACATGGACCGCGACTTTATCCGCTGCCCGGAGGGCGTGCTGAAGCCCTGGAAAAATGCGGCAGATGTCGAGGTGTTCGGCATGCCGACCCACCAGTGGCTGGTGAACTATCTGCCGGTGGAGTCGCTGGATTACGAAAACAACCGAATCAACCTTTCCCTGGATGCGACCTATCCGGTGAAGCGGGTTTTTCCTTCCGCCGGCAGCGGAATGGAAAACGGGAAGTGGGTGCGCCGCTACCTGCCGGACTCACTCTGGATTGAAAACGCCATTGAGGATATCGATGAGCCCGGCGAATGGGCCTACGATTCCGCAGCCCGCCGGATCTATCTCTGGCCGCGCGCCCCGGGCGCGGAAGCAACGGTTCGGGTACCGATGCTGCGCGAGATCATCCGTGTAGAAGGCGTCAATGATACGAAAGGTGATGCGGACCGTCCGGTGAAGAACCTGCATTTTGAAGGCATTACCTTTGCCCACGGTAACCGTGATGTCTGGATAAAGGATAGCATCGGCCTGCAGCACGATTGGGAAATGTTTGATACCGACTCTGCCTTAGTCCGTTTCCGAGGCGCCGAAAATTGTTCGGTAAAAGACAGCGTCTTTCGCGATTCCGGTGGCACCGGCGTGCGGATCGACCTGTATGGTCAGGGCATCGAAGTGTCGGGGTGCAAAATGCACGACATCGGCCACACGGGCATCCTACTCGCCGGCTACGGCCCGGGCACCAAAGATGTCAACAAAGGCAATCTGATTTCCAACAACGACATTCACGACTTCGGCCAGCTCTACTGGCACGGATGCGGCATTCATGTCTGGCAGAGCGGACACAACCGGATCACCCATAACCGCATCTGGCGCGGCCCATACAACGGCTTGGTGATGTGCGGTGTGCGGGGGCGCTGGATCCGCTCGATGGAGAAGGGCACGCCTATCCATCTTGCGTCGCTGAAAAGTTCGTTCTTTCCGAAAGACCTCCATGCCAAAGCGTGCGATTATGTCTATAACCGCCAGCGCGAGCTGATTCCAACCATCCGCTGGGACGAGATCGGCGAGCCGAAAACCGCCGACGAATTTGTGAAATTCCTCCATGCACGGCACAATCTCTTTGAGGATAACGAGGTGCACAACCTGGTGGAGAAGATGGGCGATGGAAATGCCATTTATCTCTCCTGCACCGGGTTGGAAAATCGGTTACGCCGCAACCTCGTCTATAACGTGCCCACCATTCAGCCGTTTCGGTACGACGACGATCAGATCGGGACGATGGTCACCGAAAACATTATCGTCAACCTGAAGCCCGACTCCGAGCACGGCACGGTGGTGATGAAGCGCGGGAACGTCTTCAACAACAACATCGTTGTTTGGGACACCGAGCGGGGCCCCGGAGTCTCCGTCGGCGCCTGGCCTCCCGATTTCTCGGAGATCAGCGAGCCGCTGAGTGCTTCACGAAACATTCTGGTGAACCTGAATGCCAGGAACCACGATCGTTTTCTACATGTCAAGGCGGGCAAGTGGTACCAGCCGGAGCGCTGGGAAATTGACAACAACCTCTACTGGCATCCGGAAATGAAGGATGGCGGAAAAGTTCTGGCGAAGCGCACACTGGATCTGTTGCCGGAAGGGCATGGAGTGGATGTCCACAGCCGGGCGGGCGATCCGCTTTTCCAATGTTTGGAAAAATGGGATTTTAATCTGAAGCCGGAATCGCCGGCCCTGAAGCTGGGCTTCAAGCCCATCGAACGATCGCAAATCGGCCTGCTCTCTGACCCCGCCTTCGAGCGCATTGCCCGCGAAGGGGTGCTGCCGCAAAGCCGCAGCTTCATCAACAGCCGCCCCAAATCGAGTTATGTATTAGAAGATGTCGGAGATCGTCTTTGA
- a CDS encoding alpha-L-fucosidase, with translation MKKLLTACLILGTSLAFGANLDPAKPNVVLIYFDDMGFGDMGANGPTGVKIPADSKYLDPAVPTITPHLDRFAEQGMRFTNGHSSDGVCSPSRYSLMCGHYSWRTSLKRGVTGGYSKTFLAADRFTIGKMFQQYGYETAMVGKWHMGMQFFSPEGKPVDLKNNANVLKENKIDFSRPVTDTPYHRGGFNYYFGTSASLDMPPYAWLESRNDEVRVLYKGAIVKDGKVDFSQARFATNADLAEGQLFSRPGKYGRAEGSPFGRPGMYDPTFVMADYLQVQAQKFSDIISARKKDDKPFFIYVPMPSPHAPPASQKQFERSAGWGYGDYVVQTDFYTGQILDALGDPNDPKSLAANTVVFITSDNGPETGSYKNSRFVNHDANGPWAGRKRDNYEGGTRVPFVVRWPGNVAPGVTDHPCWQGDFVATMADVIGHKLAADEAPDAESFLPVLQGKPMPKNRRSGFIQHSSQGQFAFVDYTGEWKLIDGTGGGGNTTTCDADNKETLKAGELRGTPRQLFNLKKDPGERVNLLLDPSPEARAKEQELYELLNSIRGNTEFGTAGSSNVPRGRKEVGSMAPSRSAGNDDKAYTDLEAVAQAAVEMSGGDDHGPLPTRYRLAKPAPFPEGGEWFKEAGLGLFIHWGPASVPDITSVWRIRQPVKDSDPLRPKVTPEFYYDNAPKGFTASTYDPEKWMAAAKKAGFRYAVLTSKHHDGYSLWPSEYTDLGVQTYMNGRDLLKPYVDALRARDMHVGFYFSGVDWNLDRNYMNYYFSRGKEGWDFYGNPMPQDAVEPLPMEIIEQKKQMVFEVMERYRPDLWWWDSGLPLTVEETAGKYNPDMVFNNRGNWYHGNQQKGTYPVTHYATPEGFPSLEWKHVKQLVEAGTPWEICMTSQQCGWFYDAPRGEQSVALEDIMYALARVRSWQGNLLLNISPRADGTLPEVVYENFEKMGRWMAWGSVSMFDTKGTHFPEQSNVPITTSKDGKTWYLHTRPGAQTDFESWGKWKAIYYKDTEPGKPIRVSDVPKVKSVKLLRTGKALKFTYENGTLTLPNPDAGPDGLHEVIEVKF, from the coding sequence ATGAAAAAATTACTAACAGCTTGTCTGATACTGGGCACTTCGCTCGCGTTTGGGGCCAATCTGGATCCTGCAAAACCGAATGTGGTGCTGATCTATTTTGATGATATGGGCTTCGGCGATATGGGTGCCAATGGGCCGACAGGGGTGAAGATTCCTGCCGACTCGAAATATCTGGATCCGGCCGTGCCGACGATTACGCCGCACCTTGATCGCTTTGCAGAGCAGGGCATGCGCTTCACGAACGGGCATTCGTCGGACGGCGTCTGCTCGCCTTCGCGCTACTCGCTGATGTGCGGTCACTATTCATGGCGCACCAGCCTGAAAAGGGGCGTTACCGGCGGCTACAGCAAAACATTCCTGGCGGCCGATCGTTTTACCATCGGCAAAATGTTTCAGCAGTACGGCTATGAAACGGCGATGGTCGGCAAGTGGCATATGGGCATGCAGTTCTTCAGCCCGGAAGGGAAGCCGGTGGATCTGAAAAATAATGCCAATGTGCTGAAGGAAAATAAAATCGACTTTTCCCGACCGGTTACCGACACGCCGTATCATCGCGGAGGGTTCAACTATTATTTCGGCACCTCGGCCTCGCTCGATATGCCTCCTTACGCCTGGCTCGAATCGCGTAATGATGAAGTTCGCGTGCTCTACAAAGGCGCCATTGTTAAAGACGGAAAGGTCGACTTTTCGCAGGCTCGGTTTGCGACCAATGCCGACCTGGCCGAAGGCCAGCTTTTCAGTCGTCCGGGCAAGTACGGCCGGGCCGAAGGCTCCCCTTTCGGTCGTCCGGGCATGTACGACCCGACCTTTGTTATGGCCGACTACCTGCAGGTGCAGGCGCAGAAGTTTTCCGACATCATCAGCGCGCGCAAAAAGGATGACAAGCCGTTCTTTATCTATGTGCCGATGCCTTCGCCGCATGCGCCGCCCGCCAGCCAGAAGCAGTTTGAACGCAGCGCCGGCTGGGGCTATGGAGACTATGTGGTGCAGACCGACTTTTACACCGGGCAGATTCTCGACGCGCTCGGCGATCCGAACGACCCGAAAAGCCTCGCCGCCAATACCGTGGTCTTTATCACCTCCGACAATGGCCCGGAAACTGGCTCTTACAAAAACAGCCGCTTCGTCAATCACGATGCCAACGGTCCATGGGCCGGTCGCAAGCGCGATAACTACGAAGGCGGAACTCGTGTCCCGTTTGTTGTCCGCTGGCCCGGAAATGTGGCCCCTGGCGTTACCGATCATCCCTGCTGGCAGGGTGACTTTGTGGCCACGATGGCGGATGTGATCGGGCATAAACTGGCCGCCGATGAGGCTCCCGATGCCGAAAGTTTCCTGCCTGTGCTGCAGGGTAAACCCATGCCGAAGAACCGCCGATCCGGCTTTATCCAGCATTCGTCACAAGGTCAGTTTGCCTTCGTGGATTATACCGGTGAATGGAAGCTGATTGATGGTACTGGCGGGGGCGGGAATACGACCACCTGCGATGCCGACAATAAAGAGACGCTGAAAGCCGGTGAACTGCGCGGAACCCCGCGCCAGCTCTTCAACCTCAAGAAAGATCCCGGCGAACGCGTCAACCTCCTGCTTGATCCCAGCCCCGAAGCCCGGGCCAAAGAACAGGAGCTCTACGAGCTGCTCAACAGCATTCGTGGCAACACTGAATTCGGCACGGCCGGCTCCAGCAACGTCCCTAGAGGAAGGAAAGAAGTGGGATCGATGGCCCCGTCTCGCTCAGCGGGTAACGACGACAAGGCATACACGGATTTAGAGGCCGTCGCACAGGCCGCCGTGGAAATGAGCGGCGGGGACGACCACGGTCCGTTGCCGACGCGCTATCGCCTCGCAAAACCCGCGCCGTTCCCGGAGGGCGGTGAATGGTTCAAAGAAGCCGGACTCGGCCTGTTTATTCACTGGGGCCCGGCATCGGTGCCCGATATCACAAGTGTCTGGCGCATTCGCCAGCCGGTGAAAGACAGCGATCCGCTGCGCCCCAAAGTCACCCCGGAATTTTATTACGACAATGCCCCCAAGGGGTTCACGGCGTCAACCTATGATCCGGAAAAATGGATGGCTGCGGCGAAAAAGGCGGGTTTCCGCTATGCGGTACTGACGTCAAAACACCATGACGGTTATTCGCTGTGGCCCAGTGAATATACGGATCTCGGGGTACAAACCTATATGAACGGCCGCGACCTGCTGAAACCCTATGTGGATGCATTGCGGGCGCGTGATATGCATGTCGGATTCTACTTTTCCGGCGTCGATTGGAACCTCGACCGTAACTACATGAACTATTATTTCAGCCGCGGAAAAGAAGGGTGGGACTTTTATGGAAATCCCATGCCTCAGGATGCGGTTGAGCCGCTGCCAATGGAAATTATTGAGCAGAAGAAACAGATGGTCTTCGAAGTGATGGAACGCTACCGCCCGGATCTGTGGTGGTGGGACTCGGGGTTGCCGTTGACTGTCGAGGAAACCGCCGGGAAATATAATCCGGACATGGTCTTCAATAACCGCGGCAACTGGTACCACGGCAATCAACAGAAGGGGACCTATCCGGTGACCCATTATGCAACGCCGGAAGGCTTCCCTTCGCTGGAGTGGAAGCATGTTAAGCAATTGGTTGAAGCTGGAACGCCGTGGGAAATCTGCATGACCTCCCAGCAGTGCGGATGGTTCTACGACGCCCCGAGGGGCGAACAGAGCGTGGCGCTTGAGGATATCATGTATGCCCTCGCTCGGGTGCGTTCCTGGCAGGGCAATCTGCTGTTGAATATTTCCCCGCGTGCGGACGGCACGTTGCCGGAAGTGGTGTATGAAAACTTTGAAAAAATGGGCCGCTGGATGGCGTGGGGCTCGGTCTCCATGTTCGACACCAAAGGCACCCATTTCCCGGAACAATCCAATGTGCCGATCACGACGTCCAAGGACGGAAAAACGTGGTACCTGCACACCCGACCCGGCGCACAGACCGATTTTGAGTCGTGGGGCAAGTGGAAAGCCATCTACTACAAAGACACCGAACCCGGAAAACCGATCCGCGTGAGCGATGTGCCGAAGGTCAAATCGGTCAAGCTGCTGCGCACCGGCAAAGCGCTTAAGTTTACCTATGAAAACGGAACGCTGACCCTCCCGAATCCCGACGCCGGCCCCGATGGCCTGCATGAGGTGATCGAAGTAAAGTTTTAA
- a CDS encoding sulfatase family protein, producing MMRLISGLAVASVLLCSTGFGAERPNIIYILADDWGLGDVKTYGGERCQIDTPHMDQLAADGMKFMDAHTTSAVCTPSRYSVLTGRYNWRSMLKKGVISGFSKPLIEPGRETVASMLKGQGYTTGMIGKWHLGMDFPKKGKWDVDWKGVIQNGPNAVGFDYFWGISASLDMPPYIWIENDRFVGECTTTKAFPRKGPAHADFEAVDVLPTLAEKSVAFITERTKTDQPFFLYMPLNSPHTPIVPSSRFQGKSRLSRYGDFVMETDWTVGEVVKAVEQAGIAGNTLIIVTADNGCAPAARNGLMPERAYHDIQFRMGEPIAEDPAKHYASDMYRGHKADIYEGGHRVPFIARWDGKVKAGSVSDDPICLVDLFATCAEIVNADVADTSAEDSVSILPVLLGTADGPIREAVLHHSSNGSFAIRQGKWKLAFCPGSGGWSEPTPEPRKNLKMVIPAELADHEWVQLFDLEADPAETRNLSGQYPEVVKQLTRLAQKYIDDGRSTPGTKQQNNGATHLYPKWIQQAQK from the coding sequence ATGATGCGGTTAATTTCGGGTTTGGCGGTGGCTTCCGTACTTCTTTGTTCAACGGGGTTTGGTGCCGAGAGGCCCAATATCATCTATATCCTGGCCGATGACTGGGGGCTGGGGGATGTGAAGACCTATGGCGGTGAGCGGTGTCAGATTGACACGCCGCATATGGATCAGCTGGCCGCGGACGGTATGAAGTTTATGGATGCGCACACCACATCGGCGGTCTGTACCCCGTCGCGCTACAGTGTGCTGACCGGTCGCTACAACTGGCGCAGTATGTTGAAAAAAGGCGTCATATCAGGATTCAGTAAGCCGCTGATCGAGCCGGGGCGCGAGACGGTGGCATCGATGCTCAAAGGGCAGGGCTATACAACTGGGATGATCGGCAAGTGGCATCTGGGTATGGATTTCCCGAAGAAGGGGAAGTGGGATGTCGATTGGAAAGGCGTGATTCAAAACGGCCCGAATGCCGTCGGCTTCGATTATTTCTGGGGGATCTCCGCCTCGCTGGATATGCCGCCGTATATCTGGATCGAGAACGATCGCTTTGTCGGGGAGTGCACCACCACCAAGGCCTTCCCGCGGAAAGGACCGGCTCATGCTGATTTCGAGGCGGTGGATGTGCTGCCGACCCTGGCGGAAAAGTCGGTGGCATTCATAACGGAACGGACCAAAACGGATCAGCCTTTCTTTCTTTATATGCCGTTGAACAGTCCGCATACCCCGATTGTGCCGTCCTCAAGGTTCCAGGGCAAAAGCAGGCTGAGCCGCTATGGAGACTTTGTGATGGAGACCGATTGGACCGTCGGCGAGGTGGTCAAGGCGGTTGAACAGGCGGGTATTGCCGGCAATACGCTGATTATTGTGACCGCCGATAACGGCTGCGCTCCGGCGGCCCGCAACGGGCTGATGCCGGAAAGAGCCTATCATGACATCCAGTTCAGAATGGGGGAACCTATCGCGGAAGATCCTGCGAAGCATTATGCCAGCGATATGTATCGCGGTCACAAAGCCGACATCTATGAGGGCGGGCACCGTGTGCCGTTCATTGCCCGATGGGACGGCAAGGTCAAGGCCGGCTCTGTTTCTGATGATCCGATCTGTCTGGTGGATCTGTTCGCAACGTGTGCGGAGATCGTGAATGCGGATGTGGCTGATACGTCGGCCGAAGATTCGGTCAGCATCCTGCCGGTGCTGCTGGGTACCGCCGACGGGCCGATCCGCGAAGCGGTGCTGCATCATTCGAGCAACGGCAGCTTCGCGATCCGGCAGGGTAAATGGAAGCTGGCCTTCTGTCCCGGTTCCGGCGGATGGAGTGAGCCGACGCCAGAACCGAGAAAGAATCTCAAAATGGTGATCCCCGCGGAACTGGCGGATCATGAGTGGGTGCAGCTCTTCGATCTGGAGGCCGATCCCGCCGAAACCAGGAATCTTTCCGGTCAGTATCCGGAAGTGGTGAAACAACTCACGAGGTTGGCACAGAAATATATAGACGACGGCCGCTCAACACCGGGCACCAAACAGCAGAACAACGGCGCGACCCATCTCTATCCGAAGTGGATTCAGCAGGCGCAAAAGTAG